From the genome of Psychrilyobacter atlanticus DSM 19335, one region includes:
- a CDS encoding CobW family GTP-binding protein: MIKVEIVSGFLGAGKTTFINKRLKELKEEFSEEKIVLIENEFGDISIDSEFIVEGVKIEEISSGCICCVLKENFKESLEKIIENDIDRIIIEPTGLGILGEILKILKSKKISKRCEIVAVTTVIDGKNYLEQIEIFGSFFMDQIENAKTLYISKIDDLEVENISEIERSLKEINSKAKTIFEIKDIKSMSITDFKIDIERLKQILETLSSEQYGKVLRGKGFLGNCSFNIVNGEYELVEERVKRNNKLILIGDLDRENIRKLFK; the protein is encoded by the coding sequence ATGATTAAGGTTGAAATTGTTTCTGGATTTTTAGGAGCGGGGAAAACCACTTTTATAAACAAGAGATTAAAAGAGTTGAAAGAAGAGTTTAGTGAAGAAAAAATAGTTTTAATTGAAAATGAATTCGGGGATATATCCATAGACAGTGAATTTATAGTGGAAGGGGTAAAAATAGAAGAGATCTCCAGCGGATGTATCTGCTGTGTCTTAAAGGAAAACTTTAAGGAATCTCTGGAAAAGATAATAGAAAATGATATCGACAGGATAATAATTGAGCCTACAGGCTTGGGGATATTAGGAGAAATATTAAAGATATTAAAAAGTAAAAAGATATCCAAAAGATGCGAGATTGTTGCGGTAACTACGGTTATTGACGGAAAAAATTATCTGGAGCAGATAGAGATATTCGGTAGTTTCTTCATGGATCAAATAGAAAATGCCAAAACCCTCTATATAAGTAAAATAGATGATCTAGAAGTTGAAAATATCTCTGAAATAGAAAGATCACTGAAAGAAATAAACTCCAAAGCAAAAACTATTTTTGAAATTAAAGACATAAAAAGTATGTCTATAACGGATTTTAAAATAGACATAGAAAGATTAAAACAGATATTGGAAACATTGTCCTCTGAGCAGTATGGAAAGGTCCTCAGAGGAAAGGGTTTTTTGGGGAATTGTTCATTTAATATTGTAAATGGAGAATATGAACTAGTTGAAGAAAGGGTGAAAAGAAACAATAAATTAATTCTTATAGGGGATTTAGATAGGGAAAATATAAGAAAATTATTTAAATAA
- a CDS encoding uroporphyrinogen decarboxylase family protein encodes MTLMEYINREERGYLLPFMGANGPIMVEKPMEEIYASPEEQLMLAKKMEEKFPSDFIYALDEGNLFCDVMGVALKKPGYDFSMVMDHPIKTVEDLEKLEIPDPYTNKRMKTNLKSLNLISENIDKPLFVSLQGPFTMAVQLAGATGLLKATIKNPDFVKKLLEFTGEVVDRYAKAIVGAGVKMISIAEPSTVMLAPKKFPEMVLDNLNKIFKNLDCWKCVHICGDTSRIYPYILETPIDAFSFDQIMDMEEIIEIFPKDKVVIGNLDPIYLLGRGSVDEVTDKTAELHNKMRKYDNYLMAFGCSCINTTPIENLETVSKWGRASYEEIRIFIENNK; translated from the coding sequence ATGACTTTAATGGAATATATAAATCGGGAGGAAAGGGGATATCTCCTGCCATTTATGGGAGCCAATGGACCTATTATGGTAGAAAAACCCATGGAAGAGATCTATGCTTCTCCCGAAGAGCAGTTGATGCTGGCAAAGAAGATGGAGGAAAAATTTCCTAGTGATTTTATCTATGCTTTAGATGAAGGAAATCTATTCTGTGATGTTATGGGAGTTGCTCTTAAAAAGCCAGGGTATGACTTTTCCATGGTAATGGATCATCCGATAAAAACTGTGGAAGATTTAGAAAAATTAGAGATTCCTGATCCATATACAAATAAAAGGATGAAAACTAATTTGAAATCGTTAAATCTTATTTCAGAAAATATAGATAAACCATTGTTTGTATCTCTACAAGGACCTTTTACGATGGCTGTACAGTTAGCTGGAGCCACAGGATTACTCAAGGCAACCATAAAAAATCCTGACTTTGTAAAAAAACTTTTAGAATTTACAGGTGAGGTAGTGGATAGATATGCAAAAGCCATAGTAGGAGCAGGTGTAAAGATGATATCTATAGCAGAACCATCTACAGTTATGTTGGCACCAAAAAAGTTTCCTGAGATGGTATTAGATAATCTAAATAAAATTTTCAAAAATTTAGACTGCTGGAAATGTGTGCATATATGTGGAGATACAAGTAGGATTTATCCTTATATATTAGAGACTCCAATAGATGCATTTAGTTTTGATCAAATAATGGATATGGAAGAGATTATAGAAATTTTTCCTAAAGATAAAGTAGTTATAGGAAATCTAGACCCTATATATCTTCTTGGAAGGGGTAGTGTGGATGAGGTAACTGATAAAACCGCTGAACTACATAATAAAATGAGAAAATATGACAATTATCTTATGGCATTTGGGTGTTCTTGTATCAATACGACTCCTATCGAAAATTTAGAGACTGTATCTAAATGGGGAAGAGCTAGTTATGAAGAGATAAGAATTTTTATAGAAAATAATAAATAA
- a CDS encoding DUF4091 domain-containing protein, with protein sequence MNIQYKLYNSAFKHIDGTSLPVEDKLNLRVLKGEKFAFQIALTSEESILLSLGSHNHIGYKGLKKRVRIDLEKRENTDLKGYFLGYVLDDDSKTLITDPILKKEYLYNEAGKPTMIWVEGRVDKEYCGDNLNITINLLSQEGYDTEIKEQVINLDIAVVDKILPELKESDFHLDLWQHLSSWARMYEVEFWSDDHFKIIENYTAELASLGEKVITVVASDFSWEGQGCFQVEENCSNLFEHNIIGVKKDIKGKIQCDFTALERYLEICFKYGMKNEIDIFGLLASWQRTDFGNPLKDYDDYIRISFFSEESRTHGYIDNKKDLGEYIRQVFEFFNEKNLMDRVRVISDMPKNPESFKKWSKFLKDSAEMDLLIKTALHEDSFTDRLDGISDVSLSLPLLLKSKNILKDIEEKIKGKLTWYVCWFPDKLNHFISSPLMESRLTGWYSYYMGLNGFLRWDYALWTSKPFENVSYKYPRWKAGDMFFVYPGKDMKPIRSIRWENLRFGIQDQEIMKMAEKKIGRERIETLMMEVLGDKKDMKATEEFTVDMNYSVDYNKYMVIKDKLVEIIKRR encoded by the coding sequence ATGAATATTCAATATAAACTTTATAATTCAGCATTCAAACATATAGACGGTACCAGTCTTCCTGTGGAAGATAAATTAAATTTAAGGGTATTAAAGGGTGAGAAATTTGCATTTCAGATAGCCCTAACCAGTGAAGAAAGTATACTGCTCTCTCTGGGATCTCATAACCACATAGGTTATAAAGGATTGAAAAAAAGGGTGAGAATAGACCTTGAAAAAAGAGAAAATACAGACCTTAAAGGATATTTTCTGGGATATGTATTGGATGATGATTCAAAGACCCTCATAACAGATCCTATATTGAAGAAGGAGTATCTATACAATGAGGCAGGTAAACCGACTATGATCTGGGTAGAGGGAAGAGTGGATAAAGAATATTGTGGAGATAACCTGAATATTACCATAAATTTATTGAGTCAGGAAGGGTATGATACAGAGATAAAGGAGCAGGTTATAAACTTAGATATCGCTGTAGTAGATAAAATTCTCCCTGAGTTGAAAGAATCTGACTTTCACCTGGATCTATGGCAGCACCTTTCATCTTGGGCAAGGATGTATGAGGTAGAATTTTGGAGTGATGATCACTTTAAGATAATAGAGAATTATACAGCGGAGCTGGCTTCACTGGGAGAAAAAGTGATCACTGTGGTGGCTTCTGATTTTTCCTGGGAGGGACAGGGATGCTTCCAGGTAGAGGAAAATTGTTCAAATCTCTTTGAACATAATATCATAGGAGTAAAAAAAGATATAAAAGGGAAGATACAGTGTGACTTTACTGCCTTGGAAAGATATTTGGAGATTTGCTTTAAATACGGGATGAAAAATGAGATTGATATCTTTGGTCTTTTGGCAAGCTGGCAGAGGACAGATTTTGGGAACCCTCTAAAGGATTATGACGATTATATAAGGATAAGTTTCTTTTCAGAAGAGAGTCGAACCCATGGCTACATAGACAATAAAAAAGATCTGGGAGAATATATCAGACAGGTATTTGAATTTTTTAATGAAAAGAACCTTATGGACAGAGTAAGGGTAATCAGCGATATGCCTAAAAATCCAGAGTCCTTTAAAAAATGGTCAAAATTTTTAAAGGATTCAGCTGAAATGGATCTTCTTATAAAAACTGCCCTCCATGAAGATAGTTTTACCGATAGATTGGATGGGATTTCAGATGTATCTCTTTCTCTGCCTCTACTATTAAAAAGTAAAAACATTTTAAAAGATATAGAAGAAAAAATAAAAGGAAAATTAACCTGGTATGTATGCTGGTTCCCGGATAAATTAAACCACTTCATAAGTTCACCACTGATGGAAAGTAGGTTGACAGGCTGGTACTCCTACTATATGGGACTAAATGGTTTTTTAAGATGGGACTATGCACTCTGGACAAGCAAGCCCTTTGAAAATGTCAGCTATAAATATCCCAGATGGAAGGCAGGAGATATGTTCTTTGTTTATCCTGGGAAAGATATGAAACCTATAAGATCTATAAGGTGGGAAAATCTGAGGTTTGGAATTCAGGATCAGGAAATAATGAAGATGGCTGAAAAGAAGATCGGAAGGGAAAGAATAGAGACTCTTATGATGGAAGTTTTAGGAGATAAAAAAGACATGAAAGCTACGGAAGAATTTACTGTAGATATGAATTATTCTGTAGATTACAACAAATATATGGTTATAAAGGATAAACTTGTAGAAATTATAAAGAGGAGATAA
- a CDS encoding GNAT family N-acetyltransferase, with the protein MRIKGIETIEVRGTEKNEVEEVIDLINCVFRTGRGDLPHTMEKEFPLLLLSENRENMRIIKDDKDIISIVNFLPQKILIEGIPISAGSIGAVCTHPNYRGRGYSSKVLKDVENRMKEIGVNLCLISSTRSLYKNWGASEVKNCRRYKISAGLPTLKFIVREYREEDILPIKKIYNSQGTRYLRLGRDFETLIDSGTFPFGNTSYKRYVLEDKDGLRGYIILKKIPERIVVKEAVGDKSEIFDALALLGNQLGVDKIDYILPHGEVAPAGYRGEEEYLSGVLKIVDFVGLMEELKPYFKQYCIDEEIEKLQVMEKNGKYQLSLGSEKLEIQSHRELLELIFEKKEDKKSIDGGKLDELIDTVFPLPFPWTENLNYQ; encoded by the coding sequence ATCAGGATTAAAGGGATAGAAACTATAGAGGTAAGAGGAACCGAAAAAAATGAGGTGGAAGAGGTAATCGATCTTATAAATTGTGTATTCAGGACCGGCAGGGGAGATCTTCCTCACACAATGGAGAAGGAATTCCCGTTGCTGCTTTTATCTGAAAATAGGGAAAATATGAGGATAATAAAAGATGATAAAGATATAATCTCTATTGTAAATTTCCTCCCTCAAAAGATCTTGATAGAGGGAATACCCATATCGGCAGGATCTATAGGGGCTGTATGTACCCATCCTAATTATAGGGGAAGGGGATATTCTTCAAAAGTTTTAAAAGATGTGGAAAATAGAATGAAGGAGATAGGAGTAAATCTATGCCTTATATCCAGCACGAGAAGTTTGTATAAAAACTGGGGAGCCAGTGAGGTAAAAAATTGCAGGAGATACAAAATTTCTGCTGGTCTTCCGACTTTAAAGTTTATTGTTAGAGAGTATAGGGAAGAGGATATTTTACCTATAAAGAAGATCTATAATTCTCAAGGGACCAGGTATTTAAGGCTGGGTAGAGATTTTGAAACTCTTATAGATTCAGGAACCTTTCCCTTTGGAAATACATCGTATAAAAGATATGTACTGGAAGATAAAGATGGTCTAAGGGGATATATAATCCTGAAAAAAATACCTGAAAGAATAGTAGTAAAGGAAGCTGTCGGAGACAAGAGTGAAATATTTGATGCTCTGGCTCTTCTAGGAAATCAATTAGGAGTGGATAAAATTGATTATATTCTACCTCATGGAGAAGTAGCTCCTGCAGGATACCGAGGAGAAGAGGAGTATCTTTCGGGAGTTCTAAAGATAGTAGACTTTGTGGGCCTCATGGAGGAGTTAAAGCCATATTTTAAACAATACTGTATAGATGAAGAGATAGAAAAATTACAAGTTATGGAAAAAAATGGTAAATATCAACTGAGTTTAGGATCAGAAAAATTGGAAATACAATCTCATAGGGAACTCCTCGAATTAATTTTTGAGAAAAAAGAAGATAAAAAAAGTATAGATGGAGGGAAATTGGATGAGTTAATAGATACGGTATTTCCACTTCCCTTTCCATGGACAGAAAATTTAAATTACCAATAG
- a CDS encoding carbohydrate ABC transporter permease yields the protein MKKQLGRLILILISSFMIIPFLYMFMTSLRVTYTAYNFKFALDDLTLRNYKEIFYNTNFIRYFLNSLFISLSGVVLNVIFSSMAGYAFAKLEFKGREKIFFFMLLTLIVPSQVTLLPLYVIMRHLGWLNTYMALILPLPTAVGVFIMRQSILKVPRDLMDSARIDGCSEFKIFMEIVLPLIKPAIIALSIFTFIGAWNEFLWPLIATTSDPMRTLTVGMASMNAQYTVNYGLVMAGATMTFLPSFLFYILLQRQFEEGVALSGLKG from the coding sequence ATGAAAAAACAATTAGGCAGGCTGATTTTAATATTAATCTCCAGCTTTATGATAATTCCATTTCTCTATATGTTTATGACATCTCTAAGGGTAACTTATACGGCTTATAATTTTAAGTTTGCTCTAGACGATTTGACATTGAGAAATTATAAAGAGATTTTTTATAACACAAATTTTATTAGATATTTTCTAAATAGTTTATTTATTTCCCTGAGCGGAGTAGTTTTAAATGTGATATTTAGTTCTATGGCAGGGTATGCCTTTGCAAAATTAGAGTTTAAGGGGAGGGAAAAGATATTTTTCTTTATGTTATTAACTCTTATTGTACCTTCCCAGGTAACTCTCCTGCCTCTCTATGTAATAATGAGGCATCTAGGGTGGTTAAATACTTATATGGCGTTAATACTTCCTCTTCCAACTGCTGTGGGAGTATTCATAATGAGACAGAGTATCTTAAAGGTACCGAGAGATCTCATGGACTCTGCCAGAATAGATGGATGCTCAGAATTTAAAATATTTATGGAGATAGTGCTGCCGCTTATAAAACCGGCAATAATAGCTCTTTCAATATTCACATTTATAGGGGCTTGGAATGAATTTTTGTGGCCTCTTATAGCTACTACATCAGATCCTATGAGAACCCTTACAGTGGGGATGGCCAGTATGAATGCCCAGTATACTGTTAATTACGGGTTGGTCATGGCGGGAGCTACTATGACATTTTTACCTTCATTTCTATTTTATATCCTCCTTCAGAGACAGTTTGAAGAGGGGGTGGCACTATCAGGATTAAAGGGATAG
- a CDS encoding carbohydrate ABC transporter permease has product MQNVEILLSNEQPKKRFCIKRLAGKGKPYGFIGPLSLLLFTFYVIPIFLSIYFSFTDYNIIKAPGFVGLSNYKDLLLDKTFKASLKNTFLFTLGVVPAQTIFSLFMASWLVSRGKSRLTEFVKGAMFVPVISSMVLVSIVWRILLNGESSPLNMILNILNITQPNWLGDSSIVLFVLMGITVWKNTGYFMILYIAGLMEIPKNYTEAAKVDGAGRWSVFYHITLPLLKPTTIMVVFLGMVWSLQTFDLIYTLTGGGPGNSSMTLVLHIYNNAFKNLNAGYAMTIANILLFFSALAAIVQKRFLKKDKSEVY; this is encoded by the coding sequence ATGCAAAACGTAGAAATTCTTTTAAGTAATGAACAACCTAAGAAAAGATTTTGCATAAAAAGGTTAGCAGGTAAAGGAAAGCCCTATGGTTTTATAGGGCCCCTCAGCCTCCTACTGTTTACTTTTTATGTGATTCCTATTTTTCTTTCAATATATTTTAGTTTTACAGACTATAACATCATAAAGGCGCCAGGATTTGTAGGCCTTTCAAATTATAAAGATCTTCTTTTAGATAAAACTTTTAAGGCATCTCTGAAAAATACTTTTTTATTTACATTGGGAGTAGTTCCTGCTCAAACTATATTTTCTTTATTTATGGCTAGCTGGCTGGTAAGCAGAGGGAAAAGCAGATTGACAGAATTTGTAAAGGGAGCTATGTTTGTTCCTGTAATCTCATCTATGGTATTAGTAAGTATTGTATGGAGAATACTATTAAATGGAGAAAGTTCTCCCCTTAATATGATCCTTAATATATTAAATATAACACAACCTAACTGGTTAGGAGATTCGTCTATAGTGTTATTTGTTCTTATGGGAATAACAGTATGGAAGAATACAGGTTACTTTATGATCCTATATATCGCCGGGTTGATGGAAATCCCTAAAAATTATACAGAGGCTGCCAAGGTAGATGGAGCAGGTAGGTGGAGTGTTTTTTATCATATAACTCTTCCATTATTAAAACCTACGACAATTATGGTAGTTTTTTTAGGTATGGTTTGGTCACTTCAGACCTTTGATCTAATCTATACATTGACAGGAGGAGGGCCTGGAAATTCTTCTATGACCCTTGTCCTCCATATATATAACAATGCATTTAAAAATTTAAATGCAGGGTATGCTATGACAATCGCCAATATATTACTTTTCTTTTCGGCTCTTGCAGCGATAGTTCAGAAAAGATTTTTAAAGAAAGATAAATCAGAAGTTTATTAG